A single Montipora foliosa isolate CH-2021 chromosome 7, ASM3666993v2, whole genome shotgun sequence DNA region contains:
- the LOC138009462 gene encoding TPR and ankyrin repeat-containing protein 1-like — translation MDVNQVILMAQMAMKDGNFPGALHFLSLGLAHLAEVASPIDSIPLLVQRAECLWQVGQFQASVTEMEQAIRAGLPRKFNSSQEEIWKWTDHGFSLYQNRDYHLAEKCVNIAFYFRDDPLAQTFLCRALIRYELNYESEAREDIAVLKRLDSRLAENAAFTEKEKAFEEFKQRNYEKSLRLFRLALLLHPQSNSSWVKFKRLIESHQADASFKLQRYNEALEIGEQSYQSNSTVNMDEAKRWKERGNKLSNDSSSVDMAIRCYSLALKYVPPKEKELIGTILSNRCSMYIKKRDNVAALEDAKQCVRYKPEWAKAHYRLGSCLLTSQRLSEARKSFSRSLQLLLEDTTSVEHRKEDTFDQLLSVLVESGDTTSIQFKIPQNLTQKMIDKAVTDKDWNRLYVLFMGGGGEKRFKKGSGGLGTGCDAKNIPLERIIHCDFPHLETFMKVLLDHNAVAREDLLDVSTQLKKFEVANMLMDEIPTAADVQSAARRCFKSQGQTARQKGDKREASRLFELSLKREGSTLAEKQETLEILCELYFEQKDFTRCLETGRKLKTSYNGDKESQIKQATLWKNRGNELHKESEFDLMAKYCSLAMEFIPPSNKDAMSALLSNRCLALTSSKKLKEALADAKECIALKPQWFRGYSRHGTCLSLLKRHEEALREFCKAYTYTRNEKEKHAMAREVVSTAMEIPGGETQITCTISPPLLLHLVKEANEKSDWKKLHFLFLGTKSRGIAFECDASFVPLDRLIAEYHIEDLDKLTGHLLRQGAPPDGFRDSKYPPLLVAMERMKFRVAVTLLRNNADPCCIVGSDIFINREGKPKQWCRLGCIALEKKDYKKAVMLLNMSLHLSDVNTEPAIQTQTYHALAEAYFNINEHERALNAGKNCFKLQSVKSKEEAQRWQVRASSLFEQRDSPYYHICKEYVNLAVKYTPVNSNVTLSSLLCLRSKVEQRLGNYSRGFEDAKDALKMDPTLLEGYLHQVICLRKLQRLPEAMQAINEYITRESDEKLMSSLLSDALDISVEFKEGTLALTAPIPGHLLTNLAKQVIERKEWDKLRVLFIGWEGPLRHPFGEGGLAPNFDASGVPLGEVIHHFRSKQTLLMTNVLELGASANAIDGSTFIPLNEAIIKEDEVLVEKLVQMGADCCVASSDGQPMIHKALNKGLKRGKFRCLKAMMGSRIPGIQTAQDSEGNSLYHVCARGKTTKYSCDAIEMLHKASFDPHIRNISGEKAIDMLRVTDRRWKMITAAMSSIKSAKSDADNSPGTESPSASVVKRIKAQDFRPQNVENDAWSACTDDNKEHEQKEVKIIKVDRKQQGRKETLENIQKLIDSLSTNLTLSSLNKSQEQESKEALDQHSLSLNIAPEQESDNRSDVTGDDVLEEEPIGKEMETKIDLNSPFENLPWEVDCTDNVWKIMRSRNVGNNLRKRIVNKIRMLANGRWSKTLCKRLEGQPKREGIQLYESKLTKSQRIIWEKTVAFSNKLSDSPEHRLNAENSKGKIYSDIIRIWDIVLDHQKLQRSIDHITKSHNRGMDCLMKTKLKGIPRDSDKDDASSGLCVPDRYMEIEESNQAPQPLVKKEVRKTANSDLAQIFYPPASSNDQEYHILKFYSFNSALVKSVLESDSSIKVDFPFKVTELEYAIVNLQPNPTTPIILLGRSGTGKTTCCLYRLWNKFQCYWEKAQTAGPYIPKYLPPDEAKFQDDEGDTKEPIEQRTWREDRPSTSTYVPEQDADARTESTMASEVQGEESQTHTCTAQSFNLPSEKIPCDEDGHEDASRSNVEHLHQIFITKNSVLCSEVEKNFRELCHACPAAESRIKFESRSIPARIQDIHEEQWPLFVNSRDWLLILDASLPGEPFFKRAQDGSLLRQIEGWGEEDDHLKLIPATDADEESDEEEGGETTETGKENEMPTEKRKEQKPQRDLRREITYQVFQGEIWPKMVKSFKEKIEFHPTLVWTEIKSFIKGSAEALLSSNGVLSEDDYKSLGKKKASNFTADRSIIYGLFRIYQRVQRAKGLFDEADLVFNIHQRLQKIPEWSVHQFYVDETQDFTQAELSLLIRCCRFPNEMFFTGDTAQSIMRGIAFRFEDLKSLFHHAKEAAGVIDHRLQLRVPKKLYQLTYNYRSHAGILHLASSVVDLLLHHFPESFDKLEKDEGLFDGPRPVLIESCSPSDLALLLEGNQRQSSRIEFGAHQVVLVASNEARNKLPDELQQALVMTIYEAKGLEFDDVLIYNFFKDSQAGKEWRVVTSFSENLSTMNARTSTGLVEIHEDDLTMCHSRPLQFDPEKHKVLNSELKYLYTAITRARVNVWFFDEGKETRAPVFEYFRKLGLVKVVSLSENEERTNDLTNMFAVKSTPKEWQKGGHRFYKKGLWALAMKCFERAGDQSMVEKSQARQQADEALKFRYTNKQKMRDEFLKAGERFLKCGMPEEAAICLKNSQEFIWVAKLYEKTGKLREAARLFKKKGLPIESSRCYESLNNYRDAIETLCQSDHFDEALKVLERFNILSSSGDPESHQGIIPPKLIRTTERLRHLLADKHLKQGNMKEMEDTLKHLSSHDRIAFFKKRELVSEAAKAMEMEGKREEAALFLRDMGRFQEAVKYSTNPKFSADCLLSLVRTATRVSEIDIPGNLRRALEFYKSCNDINGQAEVFLFRGKLLREPQTLQDAGRLFDKSKNCCGEVESVTELLKATDFLPPEKFGQWMAVRSLERLLRLVGLLHKPTKQLSNVERNDVKGCEKHFGVFTAGFAQRKVYLYAHGGRFAKVDPQFIESNISKTEVTIDAVEARQKIARFLIKECVSLHQFIGRMLEKSLRRNSLCRNVTDGTPYENCCCEFQHKDSKDLFNNSFHSMLNFVYLESVISQEVPGISLSKESKDLLQLQDKVKEYPACQRLYDLLFPLSGCNKHHLPNVRDIRIRNAVKHRLFQYALFLWNKADKEARRTDTNNFLKVSCLLQLTDSSRYMMTLVCKEEQDFERMASRLEDKNFQWARNGMVRGSEQEGSGRYESYQHWWERGKKRLYVDCDVEKAAHLIIRRFLNLPAKRSRMIFPSIANTVMILEHQMTACLALFARLHSNEQAPAICLPESYLTMVQFWDSFRPGVDTKHSSTMFEAVDSNVKNEGNKERLFHSVSSILKYLIELTCGVVSSSFDVIGDALSLNNSKIEEADRAFVLFLTMLCNCGKGIPISSEKVLLKKLISLHPNSNLPSRLRTELSRIQEVKGYSDVVEILKNWLQQTRGEELLDLRWQSDKLWRDGPADSSNYGPKFCIDVSIIQSELKQIQLQVQEEVNRETKALDSEDIKGANVDTTEETMEMELTAEERQEKDEARSKIIDIEEAEIPSGRRLLGQVSIEDRTSKNELEEYLSRFTVDMTACPICGVTFKSSAEERASVRQEEIQEGSNPVFPEGLDGKEEMMETAETHQESPAHKQKEQEFQAYWNLYVEEIYPNLMNHKDVSSSAEKGQMKDVGLDLERLERTRGNVYSALEKIESTLCWTETTSLLVAVRDFKAELEKTSPILEQAKSDSLPQGHEEYEETVESQDEDTGYQDEIMPEEVNPKQKKRHKSHKGRRKR, via the exons ATGGACGTCAACCAAGTGATCTTGATGGcgcaaatggcaatgaaagatGGCAATTTTCCAGGAGCCTTGCATTTCCTATCCTTGGGTCTTGCACACTTGGCAGAAGTTGCCTCACCTATTGACAGTATACCTTTGCTTGTTCAACGAGCTGAGTGCTTGTGGCAGGTTGGACAATTCCAAGCGTCGGTCACGGAAATGGAGCAGGCCATACGAGCTGGATTGCCCAGAAAGTTCAACAGTTCCCAG GAAGAAATTTGGAAGTGGACGGATCATGGCTTTTCCCTATATCAGAACAGAGACTACCATCTTGCGGAGAAGTGTGTCAATATAGCATTTTATTTTCGTGACGACCCTTTGGCGCAAACTTTTCTGTGCAGGGCCTTGATTCGTTACGAGCTGAACTACGAATCTGAAGCACGGGAAGACATTGCTGTGTTAAAAAGACTAGATTCACGCCTAGCTGAG AACGCAGCTTTTACCGAAAAAGAAAAGGCCTTTGAGGAGTTCAAACAGAGAAATTACGAAAAATCACTGAGGTTATTTCGTCTCGCTCTCCTGCTCCATCCACAAAGTAACTCCAGCTGGGTGAAATTCAAACGATTAATCGAAAGCCACCAAGCCGATGCCTCCTTCAAACTGCAAAGATATAACGAGGCACTCGAGATTGGAGAGCAATCCTACCAGTCAAATTCAACAGTCAATATG GACGAAGCTAAACGTTGGAAAGAAAGGGGAAATAAGCTTTCAAATGACTCGAGCTCAGTGGATATGGCGATTCGCTGTTATTCACTTGCACTTAAATACGTACCACCCAAAGAAAAAGAGCTTATAGGTACTATACTGTCAAACCGATGTTCCATGTATATCAAGAAACGGGACAACGTAGCGGCCTTAGAGGATGCTAAGCAATGTGTGAGATATAAACCAGAATGGGCTAAG GCTCATTATCGTCTGGGCTCTTGTCTCTTAACGAGCCAAAGGCTGAGTGAGGCCAGGAAATCCTTCTCCAGATCTCTCCAGTTGTTACTTGAAGACACAACAAGTGTAGAACATCGCAAAGAGGATACTTTTGATCAACTTCTTTCCGTCTTAGTAGAGTCAG GTGACACAACAAGTATTCAATTTAAAATTCCGCAAAACTTAACGCAAAAAATGATCGATAAAGCAGTCACTGACAAAGACTGGAACCGACTTTACGTTCTCTTTATGGGTGGCGGAGGAGAAAAGCGCTTCAAGAAAGGCTCAGGCGGCCTGGGAACGGGATGCGATGCAAAGAATATTCCATTAGAGAGGATAATCCACTGTGATTTTCCACACTTGGAAACGTTTATGAAAGTCCTGTTGGATCATAATGCAGTTGCAAGGGAAGATCTTCTTGATGTCTCTACTCAGCtaaaaaaatttgaagttgCGAATATGCTGATGGATGAGATTCCAACTGCGGCAGACGTTCAATCTGCGGCTAGG AGATGTTTCAAATCACAAGGACAAACAGCAAGACAAAAAGGAGATAAACGGGAAGCAAGCCGTCTGTTTGAACTCTCTCTCAAGCGTGAAGGCAGTACACTCgctgaaaaacaagaaacgcTCGAGATCTTATGCGAACTGTACTTTGAGCAAAAAGATTTCACAAGATGTCTGGAGACAGGCCGGAAGTTAAAAACCAGCTACAACGGTGATAAGGAGAGCCAG ATCAAACAAGCTACATTGTGGAAAAACCGGGGAAACGAACTGCACAAGGAGAGCGAGTTCGATTTAATGGCTAAGTACTGTAGCCTCGCTATGGAATTTATACCACCGTCGAACAAGGACGCAATGTCCGCACTTCTGAGCAACCGTTGTTTGGCCTTAACCAGctcaaagaaattgaaagaagcTCTCGCAGATGCAAAAGAATGCATTGCATTAAAGCCGCAATGGTTCCGG GGTTATTCACGTCATGGAACTTGCCTCTCTCTCTTAAAACGTCACGAAGAAGCTCTTAGAGAGTTTTGTAAAGCGTATACCTACACACGGAATGAAAAGGAGAAGCATGCAATGGCCAGAGAAGTGGTTTCAACTGCAATGGAAATACCAG GTGGAGAGACTCAAATAACATGCACAATTTCTCCTCCATTGCTGTTACATTTGGTAAAAGAAGCGAACGAAAAGTCTGATTGGAAGAAACTCCACTTTTTGTTCCTTGGTACAAAATCCAGAGGGATAGCTTTTGAATGTGACGCCTCATTCGTGCCTTTAGATCGTCTGATTGCGGAGTACCATATTGAAGATCTGGACAAGCTTACTGGACACCTCTTACGGCAGGGAGCCCCGCCGGATGGATTTCGAGATAGTAAATACCCTCCTCTTCTAGTTGCCATGGAAAGGATGAAGTTTCGCGTAGCAGTCACTTTGTTGAGGAACAACGCTGATCCGTGTTGCATCGTGGGGAGTGATATCTTTATTAACAGAGAG GGTAAGCCTAAACAATGGTGTCGTCTCGGTTGCATAGCACTTGAAAAGAAGGATTATAAGAAGGCAGTTATGCTTCTCAACATGAGCCTCCATCTCTCGGATGTTAACACAGAACCGGCGATCCAAACACAAACATACCACGCCTTGGCAGAGGCATACTTCAACATAAACGAGCACGAGCGAGCCCTCAATGCTGGAAAGAACTGTTTTAAACTCCAGTCAGTCAAATCAAAG GAAGAAGCTCAGCGATGGCAAGTGCGTGCATCCAGCTTATTTGAACAGCGAGACAGTCCTTACTACCATATTTGTAAGGAATACGTTAATTTGGCCGTGAAGTACACTCCAGTTAATTCAAATGTTACCCTATCGTCTTTGTTATGCCTTCGATCGAAGGTTGAACAACGATTAGGAAATTACTCCAGAGGTTTTGAAGACGCAAAAGATGCTTTAAAGAtggatccaacattgttagag GGGTATCTGCATCAAGTGATATGTTTACGAAAACTGCAAAGATTACCGGAAGCGATGCAAGCGATAAATGAGTACATTACCCGAGAGTCTGATGAGAAACTCATGAGTAGTCTTCTGAGTGACGCCTTGGATATTTCTGTCGAGTTTAAAG AGGGGACCTTAGCCCTGACAGCTCCTATTCCGGGTCATCTGTTGACTAACCTGGCAAAACAAGTGATCGAAAGAAAGGAATGGGACAAGCTAAGGGTACTGTTCATCGGCTGGGAAGGGCCATTAAGGCACCCTTTTGGAGAAGGTGGACTGGCACCAAATTTCGACGCCTCTGGTGTCCCTCTTGGTGAAGTGATTCACCATTTTCGTTCCAAACAAACCTTGCTAATGACAAATGTCCTCGAGCTTGGAGCCTCAGCGAACGCAATCGACGGATCCACTTTTATTCCTCTCAACGAAGCCATCATAAAGGAAGACGAAGTACTTGTGGAAAAACTTGTACAAATGGGAGCAGACTGTTGTGTAGCTAGCAGTGATGGGCAACCTATGATTCACAAGGCATTGAACAAAGGCCTTAAAAGGG GAAAGTTCAGATGCTTAAAAGCAATGATGGGATCGCGTATCCCTGGCATCCAAACTGCTCAAGACAGTGAGGGAAACAGTCTTTACCATGTATGTGCCAGggggaaaacaacaaaatactcGTGTGACGCAATCGAAATGCTACATAAGGCAAGTTTCGATCCACATATACGCAACATATCGGGAGAGAAGGCTATTGACATGCTTCGCGTGACAGATCGTCGATGGAAGATGATAACTGCTGCTATGAGTTCTATTAAGTCAGCCAAGAGTGATGCTGATAATTCGCCGGGAACAGAATCCCCAAGTGCCTCTGTTGTGAAACGAATAAAGGCTCAAGATTTCAGACcgcaaaatgttgaaaatgacGCGTGGTCCGCTTGTACCGATGATAACAAAGAACATGAACAGAAGGAAGTCAAAATCATCAAAGTTGACAGGAAACAGCAGGGGCGGAAAGAAACCCTAGAAAACATTCAAAAACTAATAGACTCTTTATCAACAAATTTGACCTTGTCATCTTTAAATAAATCACAAGAACAGGAAAGTAAGGAGGCATTGGATCAGCACAGCTTATCTCTCAACATAGCCCCTGAACAAGAAAGCGACAACAGATCTGATGTCACCGGCGATGATGTTCTTGAGGAAGAACCCATCGGTAAAGAAATGGAGACCAAAATTGACCTAAATTCGCCGTTTGAAAACCTTCCTTGGGAAGTGGACTGCACTGATAATGTTTGGAAGATCATGAGGAGTCGAAATGTTGGTAACAACCTGCGAAAACGTATTGTGAACAAAATACGAATGCTAGCGAATGGAAGATGGAGTAAGACGCTTTGCAAGAGATTAGAGGGCCAACCAAAGAGAGAGGGTATCCAGCTTTACGAATCAAAATTGACAAAAAGTCAGAGAATCATTTGGGAAAAGACTGTTGCCTTTTCAAATAAATTAAGCGATTCCCCAGAACATCGTTTGAACGCAGAAAATTCCAAAGGTAAAATTTACTCTGACATAATCCGAATCTGGGACATTGTGTTAGACCATCAGAAGCTTCAGCGCTCAATCGATCACATCACCAAATCACATAATCGCGGGATGGATTGCCTCATGAAGACGAAGTTAAAAGGGATCCCTAGAGATTCTGACAAAGATGATGCGTCATCAGGTCTGTGCGTACCAGACAGGTACATGGAAATTGAAGAAAGCAACCAAGCACCGCAGCCTCTTGTTAAAAAAGAAGTTCGGAAGACGGCTAATAGTGATTTGGCGCAGATCTTCTATCCACCAGCAAGTTCAAATGATCAGGAATATCACATTCTTAAGTTTTACTCGTTCAATTCAGCCCTTGTAAAGTCAGTTCTTGAAAGCGACTCTTCCATAAAGGTTGACTTTCCCTTCAAGGTGACGGAACTCGAATATGCCATTGTTAACCTTCAACCTAACCCAACGACTCCGATCATCTTATTGGGTCGCAGTGGTACAGGAAAGACCACCTGTTGTCTGTATCGCTTATGGAataaatttcaatgttattGGGAAAAGGCCCAGACTGCTGGTCCATACATTCCAAAGTATTTACCACCTGATGAAGCCAAGTTCCAGGATGATGAAGGAGATACAAAAGAGCCAATCGAACAGAGGACTTGGAGAGAGGATCGTCCATCAACATCAACCTACGTTCCTGAACAGGACGCTGATGCTCGGACTGAATCTACCATGGCTTCAGAAGTACAAGGCGAAGAATCTCaaacacatacatgtaccgCACAGTCTTTTAATTTACCCAGCGAGAAAATCCCTTGTGACGAGGACGGACATGAAGATGCCAGCCGCTCTAACGTGGAACATCTTCATCAAATATTCATAACAAAGAACAGCGTCCTGTGTAGTGAGGTGGAAAAGAATTTTAGAGAACTTTGCCATGCTTGCCCTGCCGCGGAGTCTCGCATTAAATTTGAAAGTAGATCTATTCCTGCAAGGATTCAAGACATCCACGAAGAGCAGTGGCCCTTATTTGTAAACTCAAGGGATTGGCTTTTGATTCTTGATGCCTCTCTTCCAGGTGAGCCCTTTTTCAAGCGCGCTCAAGATGGAAGCTTGCTTAGACAAATAGAGGGTTGGGGAGAAGAAGATGACCATTTAAAGCTTATTCCAGCAACAGATGCGGACGAAGAAAGTGATGAAGAGGAGGGTGGAGAAACGACAGAAACTGGCAAGGAGAACGAGATGCCAACCGAAAAACGGAAGGAACAAAAACCGCAACGAGATCTGAGAAGAGAAATAACTTACCAGGTTTTCCAAGGCgaaatttggccaaaaatgGTTAAGTCTTTCAAGGAGAAGATTGAGTTCCATCCTACTTTAGTGTGGACGGAAATAAAATCCTTTATAAAAGGTTCTGCTGAGGCACTGCTGAGTAGTAATGGAGTGCTGTCAGAAGACGATTACAAGTCTCTGGGTAAGAAGAAGGCAAGTAACTTCACAGCAGATAGAAGCATCATTTATGGTCTCTTCCGTATTTATCAACGAGTCCAACGCGCAAAAGGCCTGTTTGATGAGGCGGATTTAGTTTTCAACATTCATCAGCGCCTTCAGAAAATTCCTGAGTGGTCAGTACACCAGTTTTACGTGGATGAAACCCAAGATTTCACACAAGCGGAGTTGTCTCTATTGATTCGTTGCTGTCGCTTTCCAAACGAAATGTTCTTTACTGGTGACACAGCACAAAGTATTATGAGAGGAATTGCATTCCGCTTTGAGGATCTGAAGAGCTTGTTCCACCATGCCAAGGAAGCAGCAGGCGTGATAGACCACCGTCTCCAATTGAGAGTTCCCAAGAAGCTGTACCAGCTAACGTACAACTACCGATCGCATGCGGGGATTCTTCATCTAGCCTCAAGTGTCGTTGACTTACTTCTCCATCATTTCCCCGAATCTTTTGACAAGCTCGAGAAAGACGAGGGGCTTTTCGATGGTCCTAGACCAGTGCTAATAGAATCGTGCAGTCCATCAGACCTTGCATTGCTTCTTGAGGGAAATCAACGACAGTCGTCTAGAATCGAATTTGGAGCCCACCAAGTTGTTCTCGTGGCGTCTAACGAGGCCAGAAACAAACTTCCAGATGAGCTACAGCAAGCGCTTGTCATGACTATATACGAAGCCAAAGGACTAGAGTTTGACGATGTACTGATATACAACTTCTTCAAAGATTCTCAG GCTGGAAAAGAGTGGCGAGTAGTGACAAGTTTTTCTGAGAATCTAAGCACAATGAATGCTAGAACTTCAACCGGTTTGGTCGAAATACACGAGGATGATCTTACGATGTGCCATTCCCGTCCCTTGCAATTTGATCCTGAAAAGCACAAGGTGCTCAACTCAGAGTTGAAGTATTTGTATACTGCGATCACTCGAGCAAGAGTTAATGTCTGGTTCTTCGACGAAGGCAAAGAAACCAGAGCACCAGTTTTCGAATATTTTCGGAAACTTGGCCTGGTAAAAGTCGTTTCGTTATCGGAAAACGAAGAAAGGACAAACGACCTAACCAACATGTTTGCTGTTAAGTCGACACCAAAAGAATGGCAAAAAGGAGGTCATCGCTTCTACAAGAAAGGACTTTGGGCATTAGCAATGAAGTGTTTCGAACGTGCTGGTGACCAATCAATGGTTGAAAAAAGTCAAGCACGTCAACAGGCAGATGAGGCCTTGAAGTTTCGTTACACAAATAAACAGAAGATGCGAGATGAATTCCTCAAGGCAGGAGAACGCTTTTTAAAGTGTGGTATGCCTGAGGAAGCTGCGATTTGTCTAAAAAATTCCCAGGAATTCATTTGGGTGGCAAAGCTCTATGAGAAAACGGGGAAG CTGCGAGAGGCTGCCCGACTCTTTAAGAAGAAAGGATTGCCAATTGAATCAAGCCGGTGTTACGAATCACTGAATAACTATCGCGACGCAATCGAGACCTTGTGTCAATCCGACCATTTTGATGAAGCCTTAAAAGTCCTGGAACGCTTCAATATCCTATCTTCCAGTGGCGACCCAGAAAGCCACCAGGGAATCATTCCGCCCAAATTAATTCGTACGACCGAAAGACTGCGTCACCTCCTTGCAGACAAACACTTAAAGCAAGGGAATATGAAAGAAATGGAGGACACATTGAAGCACCTTTCATCTCATGACCGTATTGCGTTTTTCAAGAAAAGAGAATTGGTCAGTGAGGCAGCTAAGGCAATGGAAATGGAAGGAAAGAGAGAAGAGGCGGCACTGTTTCTGAGGGACATGGGTAGATTCCAGGAAGCAGTAAAGTATTCCACTAATCCCAAATTCTCTGCGGATTGCCTATTGTCACTAGTTCGCACCGCAACCAGGGTCAGTGAGATTGACATTCCAGGAAATCTCAGAAGAGCTCTTGAATTCTACAAAAGCTGTAATGACATCAATGGACAGGCCGAAGTATTTCTCTTCAGAGGGAAGTTGTTGAGGGAACCTCAGACACTCCAGGACGCTGGACGTTTGTttgacaaaagcaaaaattgttgTGGGGAAGTTGAAAGTGTAACGGAGTTGTTAAAAGCAACAGATTTCTTGCCTCCAGAAAAGTTTGGTCAGTGGATGGCTGTACGGTCATTAGAAAGGTTACTTCGTCTCGTAGGCCTTCTTCACAAACCTACTAAACAGCTTTCCAACGTGGAGCGCAATGATGTGAAAGGATGTGAAAAGCATTTTGGAGTTTTCACAGCAGGTTTTGCTCAGAGAAAGGTTTATTTGTACGCCCATGGAGGCAGGTTTGCGAAAGTGGATCCTCAATTTATTGaaagtaatatttcaaaaactgaGGTCACAATCGACGCAGTTGAAGCCCGCCAGAAGATTGCCCGTTTCCTCATCAAAGAGTGCGTCTCCCTTCACCAATTCATTGGCCGGATGTTAGAGAAGTCACTCAGGAGAAATTCACTCTGCAGGAATGTTACAGATGGAACACCCTACGAAAATTGTTGCTGTGAGTTCCAGCATAAGGATTCTAAAGATCTTTTCAACAACAGCTTCCATTCCATGCTCAATTTTGTTTATCTGGAATCTGTTATCAGCCAAGAAGTTCCCGGCATTTCTTTAAGCAAAGAGTCTAAAGACCTTTTACAACTCCAGGATAAGGTCAAGGAATATCCAGCTTGTCAGCGCTTGTATGACCTCTTGTTTCCTTTATCCGGTTGCAACAAGCATCATCTCCCAAACGTCCGTGACATTAGAATAAGAAATGCAGTGAAGCATCGACTTTTCCAGTATGCACTTTTCTTATGGAACAAAGCAGACAAGGAGGCGCGCCGCACGGACACAAACAACTTCTTGAAAGTGTCGTGTTTGCTACAACTGACTGACTCGTCGCGATATATGATGACGTTGGTCTGTAAAGAAGAACAAGATTTTGAGAGGATGGCCTCCAGGTTGGAAGATAAAAACTTTCAATGGGCGAGAAACGGAATGGTCAGAGGTTCAGAGCAAGAAGGTAGTGGTCGTTACGAAAGTTATCAGCACTGGTGGGAGAGGGGCAAAAAAAGGTTGTACGTGGATTGTGACGTGGAAAAGGCGGCCCATCTTATAATACGACGTTTTTTGAACCTTCCAGCCAAAAGAAGCCGTATGATATTTCCTTCCATTGCCAACACTGTAATGATCTTAGAGCACCAGATGACCGCATGTCTTGCTCTGTTCGCCAGACTGCATTCGAACGAGCAAGCGCCTGCCATCTGCTTACCTGAGAGCTACCTCACTATGGTACAGTTTTGGGACAGCTTTAGACCTGGTGTCGACACTAAGCATAGTTCTACAATGTTCGAGGCAGTTGACTCTAACGTTAAGAATGAAGGGAACAAAGAGAGACTGTTTCACTCGGTTTCTTCCATTTTGAAGTACTTGATAGAGTTGACATGCGGTGTGGTGTCGTCCTCGTTTGATGTTATTGGTGACGCTCTCTCTTTGAACAACTCCAAAATAGAGGAAGCTGACAGAGCCTTTGTACTCTTTCTCACGATGTTGTGTAATTGTGGTAAGGGAATCCCCATTTCCTCAGAAAAAGTTCTGCTCAAAAAATTGATTTCTTTGCATCCAAACAGCAACTTGCCAAGCCGCCTCCGGACCGAGTTGAGTAGAATTCAAGAGGTAAAAGGCTATTCGGACGTCGTCGAAATACTAAAAAACTGGTTGCAGCAAACTCGGGGTGAGGAGCTATTAGACCTTCGTTGGCAAAGCGACAAACTATGGAGAGATGGACCGGCTGACTCTAGCAACTATGGTCCCAAATTCTGCATTGATGTTTCCATAATACAAAGTGAGTTGAAACAGATTCAGTTACAAGTTCAAGAGGAAGTTAATCGTGAAACTAAAGCTCTTGATTCTGAAGATATCAAAGGCGCAAATGTGGACACCACCGAGGAAACAATGGAAATGGAGCTCACAGCCGAAGAGAGACAAGAAAAAGATGAGGCTCGCTCAAAGATCATTGACATCGAAGAAGCTGAAATCCCGAGTGGCCGGAGGCTACTTGGGCAGGTTTCTATCGAGGATCGAACGTCAAAAAATGAGTTAGAAGAATACCTTTCCAGGTTCACTGTCGACATGACGGCCTGCCCAATCTGTGGAGTCACTTTCAAATCATCAGCTGAAGAACGTGCAAGTGTGAGGCAAGAAG AGATTCAAGAGGGAAGCAACCCAGTTTTTCCAGAGGGATTAGACGGGAAGGAAGAGATGATGGAAACCGCTGAGACCCATCAAGAGTCACCAGCCCACAAGCAAAAGGAACAAGAATTCCAAGCGTATTGGAATCTGTACGTGGAAGAGATCTATCCTAATTTAATGAATCATAAAGATGTTTCCTCCTCTGCTGAGAAGGGGCAAATGAAGGATGTAGGTCTTGATTTAGAACGCCTTGAAAGGACTCGAGGTAATGTATATTCTGCATTGGAGAAAATTGAATCGACCCTCTGCTGGACTGAAACCACCTCACTTTTGGTGGCAGTGCGTGATTTCAAAGCTGAACTGGAGAAAACAAGTCCAATTTTGGAACAAG CCAAGTCAGACTCTTTGCCACAAGGACACGAAGAGTATGAAGAAACAGTTGAGAGCCAAGATGAAGATACGGGATATCAAGATGAGATAATGCCCGAAGAGGTTAacccaaaacagaaaaaacgcCATAAAAGTCACAAAGGGCGTCGTAAACGATAG